One window of the Clostridium sp. MB40-C1 genome contains the following:
- a CDS encoding FAD-dependent oxidoreductase: MKSVWSESCEFRKREFLNKDIETDILIIGAGIAGILTAYMLKQDGKDVVLIDAAEIASGNTKNTTAKITSQHNLIYNKLISEFGEEMARQYAKANELAIKRYKEIIEERKIDCDFEEKSAYVYSLNEIGRLKEEVEAANRVGINAEFVEKANLPFEIKGAVKFNNQAQFNPLKFLKDISKDLVIYENTRALEIKENLVVTNRGNITANNIVVATHYPIMNAPGYYFMKMHQERDYVIALENANDIDGMYIDVDKNGYSFRNYKDLLLLIGIDQRTGENEVGGSYDKLRKVAKELYPKSKEKYHWSAQDCVTMDGIPYIGKYSDETPNIYVATGFNKWGMTSSMVSAMIISDMILGKENDFSEIFSPKRFDLSLSINNLAKDVIETAKNFIAQKIYIPSSKIEHIKNGHAGIVEYNGEKVGVYKNKEGKEFVVSTKCSHLGCQLHWNADELTWDCPCHGSRFDYKGRLIGSPATKGLVDD, from the coding sequence ATGAAATCGGTATGGAGTGAAAGTTGTGAATTTAGAAAAAGGGAATTTTTAAATAAGGATATAGAAACTGATATTTTAATTATTGGAGCTGGAATAGCAGGAATATTAACAGCATACATGTTAAAGCAAGATGGTAAAGATGTAGTTTTAATTGATGCAGCTGAAATAGCAAGTGGAAATACAAAAAATACTACTGCAAAGATAACATCTCAACATAACTTAATTTACAATAAATTAATATCAGAATTTGGGGAAGAAATGGCTAGGCAATATGCGAAAGCAAATGAACTTGCTATAAAGAGATACAAAGAAATTATTGAAGAAAGAAAAATAGACTGTGATTTTGAAGAAAAGTCAGCATATGTCTATTCCCTAAATGAAATAGGTAGACTTAAAGAAGAGGTAGAAGCAGCTAATAGAGTAGGCATTAATGCAGAATTTGTAGAAAAGGCTAATCTTCCTTTTGAAATTAAGGGAGCTGTTAAATTTAATAATCAGGCACAGTTTAATCCACTTAAATTTTTAAAAGATATTTCAAAGGACTTAGTTATCTATGAAAATACTAGGGCATTGGAAATTAAAGAAAATTTAGTGGTTACAAATAGAGGAAATATAACTGCGAATAATATAGTAGTAGCAACACATTATCCAATAATGAATGCACCTGGATATTATTTTATGAAAATGCATCAGGAAAGAGACTATGTTATAGCCTTAGAAAATGCGAATGATATTGATGGTATGTATATAGATGTTGATAAAAATGGATACTCCTTTAGAAATTATAAAGATTTACTATTATTAATAGGCATAGATCAAAGAACAGGAGAAAATGAAGTTGGTGGAAGTTATGATAAATTAAGAAAGGTTGCAAAAGAATTATATCCAAAGTCAAAAGAAAAGTACCATTGGTCAGCTCAAGATTGTGTGACTATGGATGGAATACCTTACATAGGAAAGTATAGTGATGAAACACCTAATATATATGTTGCCACAGGATTTAATAAATGGGGAATGACAAGTTCTATGGTGTCAGCTATGATAATATCAGATATGATATTAGGAAAAGAAAATGACTTTTCGGAAATATTCTCTCCAAAAAGATTTGATTTATCATTATCAATAAATAATCTTGCTAAAGATGTAATTGAAACAGCTAAGAACTTTATTGCACAAAAAATATATATTCCAAGCAGTAAGATAGAACATATTAAAAATGGGCATGCTGGAATTGTTGAATATAATGGAGAGAAGGTTGGAGTTTACAAAAATAAAGAGGGAAAAGAATTTGTTGTGTCAACAAAATGTTCTCACTTAGGATGTCAACTCCATTGGAATGCAGATGAATTAACATGGGATTGCCCATGTCATGGATCAAGATTTGATTATAAAGGTCGATTAATAGGAAGTCCTGCAACTAAAGGACTTGTAGATGATTAA